In the Oryzias latipes chromosome 23, ASM223467v1 genome, one interval contains:
- the lep-b gene encoding leptin-B isoform X1, with protein sequence MTKCILKPMFAFSFRMYMPLALVYASFLTLPASTSPATKGNVIQIQVHNIVNLAQTTVAHIRKLRMQLLMAPPIEITTPPIKGLASFSHYLKHLDNELQSPDTDLLSQIQADVSSLDGKVQSLGLMMNCPFQPRPTAEVSRFLFPDIHHYWTIAKVENYLESLHLNRDKLKVC encoded by the exons ATgactaaatgtattttaaagccAATGTTTGCTTTCTCTTTTAGGATGTACATGCCTCTTGCACTTGTGTATGCATCTTTTTTGACACTCCCTGCATCCACGAGTCCTGCCACAAAAGGAAATGTAATCCAGATCCAGGTACACAACATTGTAAACCTCGCTCAGACAACTGTGGCCCACATTAGGAAACTAAGGATGCAG CTGTTAATGGCTCCACCAATTGAGATCACCACTCCTCCAATAAAGGGACTTGCCAGCTTCAGCCATTACCTTAAACACTTGGATAATGAACTGCAGAGCCCTGACACTGATCTCCTCAGTCAGATCCAGGCAGACGTCTCCAGCCTGGATGGAAAAGTTCAGTCGCTCGGTTTGATGATGAACTGTCCCTTCCAGCCCAGACCCACAGCAGAGGTCAGCCGCTTTCTGTTTCCAGACATTCACCACTACTGGACCATAGCCAAGGTGGAGAACTACCTGGAAAGCCTCCACCTGAACAGAGACAAGCTTAAGGTCTGCTGA
- the lep-b gene encoding leptin-B precursor, with protein MYMPLALVYASFLTLPASTSPATKGNVIQIQVHNIVNLAQTTVAHIRKLRMQLLMAPPIEITTPPIKGLASFSHYLKHLDNELQSPDTDLLSQIQADVSSLDGKVQSLGLMMNCPFQPRPTAEVSRFLFPDIHHYWTIAKVENYLESLHLNRDKLKVC; from the exons ATGTACATGCCTCTTGCACTTGTGTATGCATCTTTTTTGACACTCCCTGCATCCACGAGTCCTGCCACAAAAGGAAATGTAATCCAGATCCAGGTACACAACATTGTAAACCTCGCTCAGACAACTGTGGCCCACATTAGGAAACTAAGGATGCAG CTGTTAATGGCTCCACCAATTGAGATCACCACTCCTCCAATAAAGGGACTTGCCAGCTTCAGCCATTACCTTAAACACTTGGATAATGAACTGCAGAGCCCTGACACTGATCTCCTCAGTCAGATCCAGGCAGACGTCTCCAGCCTGGATGGAAAAGTTCAGTCGCTCGGTTTGATGATGAACTGTCCCTTCCAGCCCAGACCCACAGCAGAGGTCAGCCGCTTTCTGTTTCCAGACATTCACCACTACTGGACCATAGCCAAGGTGGAGAACTACCTGGAAAGCCTCCACCTGAACAGAGACAAGCTTAAGGTCTGCTGA
- the LOC101157175 gene encoding uncharacterized protein LOC101157175: protein MGNLPLSTGLFKTDETSSKQVSDDKYVARRICNGITYYCTPITPAGSQSPCSAKDSPHLLPSDDSSSSLLSETPTDTAISTLNQSHSASHSRPLLVFFSWLGAQPVAVAKYRDLYLERGMDVLLVQSNVMHFLWPRWGLSYGLEVLNILEEPPFSGRDVLVHASSIGGYTFTQVLTHIAREPKRHSALAQRVIGHIYDSLVVGTLEHMATGLGKTLLPRLEGFIKNTAMLYFWIFKTHTADFYENSILVFQRSPVTSPALFFFSENDAMCNPAVLEKLMDLWKRRGVSVDNKKWKESKHAAHLRCHPEEYLSTLQHFLNSLPASSLKTKI, encoded by the exons ATGGGGAATCTGCCGCTCTCCACCGG tCTCTTCAAGACTGATGAAACGTCATCTAAACAAGTCAGCGATGACAAGTATGTAGCCAGAAGGATTTGCAACGGCATCACTTATTATTGTACTCCAATAACACCAGCTGGGTCTCAGAGCCCATGTTCTGCCAAAGATTCCCCACATCTTCTTCCATCAGACGATTCCTCCTCTTCACTGCTTTCAGAAACGCCAACAGATACAGCTATATCTACCCTAAATCAATCCCACTCTGCCTCCCACTCTCGCCCGCTTCTCGTCTTCTTCTCGTGGCTCGGCGCTCAGCCAGTGGCTGTTGCTAAGTATCGTGACCTCTACTTGGAACGTGGCATGGATGTCCTCCTGGTTCAGAGCAATGTGATGCACTTCTTGTGGCCTCGATGGGGCCTCAGTTATGGGTTGGAGGTTTTGAATATTTTGGAAGAACCCCCGTTCTCTGGAAGGGACGTGCTGGTCCATGCCTCCTCCATTGGTGGCTACACTTTCACCCAGGTTCTCACCCACATTGCTCGGGAACCCAAAAGACACAGTGCACTGGCACAAAGGGTGATAGGGCATATCTATGACAGTCTGGTGGTGGGAACACTTGAGCACATGGCAACAG GTCTGGGTAAGACTCTGCTGCCGCGCCTAGAGGGCTTCATAAAAAACACAGCCATGCTTTATTTCTGGATTTTCAAGACCCACACGGCAGACTTTTATGAGAACAGCATCCTGGTTTTCCAGAGAAGCCCCGTCACTTCTCCGgccctcttcttcttctctgaaAATGATGCAATGTGCAACCCGGCAGTCCTGGAGAAGCTGATGGACTTGTGGAAGCGGAGAGGTGTGAGCGTGGACAACAAGAAGTGGAAAGAGTCTAAACATGCAGCCCACCTGCGATGCCACCCAGAGGAGTACCTGTCCACTCTGCAGCACTTCCTAAATTCTCTGCCTGCTTCCTCCCTTAAAACTAAAATCTAA